In Candidatus Binatia bacterium, the sequence ACGGCATCGCCGCCCTCACTGATGACCTTGAACATCTCGTCATCCGAGTGTTTCGCCATCATGGCGCAATCGGCAAAGTCACGCGGCTTCGGGTTGAGCATGGCCGCGCCCGGGCCGTCGCCCTTGCCCTCATCTCCGTGGCACTTGCGGCAATAGGACTGGTAATTCTCTTTCGCTTTGGCCAGATCCGCTTCCTGCGCCGCGGCGGGCAGCTGCACCAGCAGCATTGAAGCCGTCAACATTGCCGCGCCGACCAACAACTGAGTTTTCTGCATCATCGTCTCCTCTCCGTTTTCCGTGT encodes:
- a CDS encoding c-type cytochrome encodes the protein MMQKTQLLVGAAMLTASMLLVQLPAAAQEADLAKAKENYQSYCRKCHGDEGKGDGPGAAMLNPKPRDFADCAMMAKHSDDEMFKVISEGGDAVGMSADMQPWGGTLSDPEIRAVMKFVHSFCKK